From a single bacterium genomic region:
- a CDS encoding prepilin-type N-terminal cleavage/methylation domain-containing protein, whose protein sequence is MIKLLKSKRGFTLVEIMIVVAIIGLLAAIAIPNFIKSRSRSRDAVCVNGMKQIASALEQVCMEENLDATNGGAGFAAGAIVWDALPVTGAWGIVGSTAYLKTAPACPIAAGAYTAGSSTVGVFQITCPSLTSHGPNFQATNNPYTLQ, encoded by the coding sequence ATGATTAAATTACTGAAAAGTAAAAGAGGTTTCACGCTTGTTGAAATTATGATTGTTGTAGCGATTATTGGGCTTTTAGCAGCCATAGCTATTCCTAACTTCATCAAGTCCAGAAGCAGATCTAGAGACGCTGTATGTGTAAATGGCATGAAACAGATTGCATCAGCCCTTGAGCAGGTGTGCATGGAAGAAAATCTCGATGCTACGAATGGTGGCGCTGGATTTGCAGCTGGAGCAATTGTATGGGACGCACTTCCTGTGACAGGAGCATGGGGAATAGTAGGTAGTACGGCGTACCTAAAGACAGCTCCTGCATGTCCTATAGCAGCTGGTGCTTATACAGCAGGCTCATCAACAGTTGGGGTATTTCAGATTACTTGTCCAAGTCTGACAAGCCATGGACCAAATTTTCAGGCTACTAATAATCCATATACACTGCAATAA
- a CDS encoding prepilin-type N-terminal cleavage/methylation domain-containing protein: MVVIRRRGRGFTLVEIMIVVAIIALLLTIAVPNFLKNRTISRDVVCTNNMKQIASGLEQVCIEENLDATNGGAGFAAGAILWNAAPATGTWGLVAATGYLKTIPTCPIGAGAGYMAGSTPVGKIQITCPNGAAGRGHGAAFVAAQSFSL, encoded by the coding sequence ATGGTAGTTATTCGGAGAAGGGGCAGAGGTTTTACGCTTGTTGAGATTATGATTGTTGTTGCGATCATAGCGCTTTTATTGACTATAGCCGTACCTAATTTTCTGAAGAATAGAACGATATCCAGAGATGTTGTATGTACAAACAACATGAAACAGATTGCATCCGGGCTTGAACAGGTGTGTATAGAGGAAAATCTTGATGCGACTAATGGCGGCGCTGGATTTGCAGCTGGGGCAATTTTGTGGAACGCAGCTCCTGCAACAGGAACATGGGGACTAGTGGCTGCCACAGGATACCTAAAGACCATCCCCACCTGTCCCATAGGAGCCGGTGCTGGATATATGGCAGGTTCAACTCCCGTTGGAAAAATCCAGATTACGTGTCCGAACGGAGCAGCTGGCAGAGGACATGGAGCAGCTTTTGTTGCAGCACAGTCATTCTCACTATGA